cacacactcatctctcagtgttagagtcacacacactcatctctcagtgttagagtcacacacactcatctctcagtgttagtcacacacactcatctctcagtgttagagtcacacacactcatctctcagtgttagagtcacacacactcagttgtcaatgttagagtcacacactctcatctctcagtgttagagtcacacacactcacctatcagtgttagagtcacacacactcacctgtcaatgttagagtcacacacactcacctatcagtgttagagtcacacacactcacctgtcaatgttagagtcacacacactcatctctcagtgttagagtcacacacactcatctctcagtgttagagtcacacacactcatctctcagtgttagagtcacacactctcatctctcagtgttagagtcacacacactcatctctcagtgttagagtcacacacactcatctctcagtgttagagtcacacacactcatctctcagtgttagagtcacacacactcatctctcagtgttagagtcacacacactcagttgtcaatgttagagtcacacacactcacctgtcaatgttagagtcacacacactcatctctcagtgttagagtcacacacactcacctgtcaatgttagagtcacacacactcacctgtcaatgttagagtcacacactctcatctctcagtgttagagtcacacacactcacctatcagtgttagagtcacacacactcacctgtcaatgttagagtcacacactctcatctctcagtgttagagtcacacacactcatctctcagtgttagagtcacacacactcatctctcagtgttagagtcacacacactcatctctcagtgttagagtcacacacactcacctgtcaatgttagagtcacacactctcatctCTAAGtgttagtcacacacactcatctctcagtgttagagtcacacacactcacctgtcaatgttagagtcacacactctcatctctcagtgttagagtcacacacactcacctgtcaatgttagagtcacacacactcatctctcagtgttagtcacacacactcatctctcagtgttagagtcacacacactcacctgtcaatGTTAGAGTCACACTTATTCAGTTCCTCTGGGCATCTTACACAACAAACTAAGGCATAAGGCATACAGTGAAGGTGTCTGAGGCATACAGTGAATCCAGAgtaaaattttaatttgaaatttttACTGATTCATGAATGAAACATTGTCTAATGCAATTAACTGACACAGAATCTCACTTTTCATCTTAATAAGATTTTGCAGAACTAAATTTTGCTAAATAAGAGCATCTGATTAATATAGTATATTTGTGTATCAGCTAGACCTTGGCTGACGGACTGTCTAAACTGTTTTAATCTCATCATTTCAACAAAACTTggccccacatacacacacgcacagaaacacaaacacaggtacaCTAGCACTCACAGGCACGATATATGAGATACACAAGCATGTTTCTCACAGCTAGCACAGCCCATCTGGAGGGCGCATAGCATGGCGGTTGGACAGGTTACCAAGGAAACTCAGTATGGGGTGGGCTGGGGAAGATTGgttctctctgattggctgacaagAATGTACTATTCCtccagacaaagagagacaaaagccATGTCCAAGACACAGAAGGGAGGCAGTGCTGTGCTGAGATAACAAAAGAAAGCCCAGCCTACACTCTACTTTCTGTTTAGTTTCCTACACTTACCCCTCTGCTGATCTAACCAAGAGATGCCCTGCTCTAAAACTAGTCTGTATTCAGATGCCCTGCTCTAAACTAGTCTGTATTCAGATGCCCTGCTCTAAACTAGTCTGTATTTAGATGCCCTGCTCTAAACTAGTATGTATTCAGATGCCCTGCTCTAAAACTAGTCTGTATTCAGATGCCCTGCTCTAAACTAGTATGTATTCAGATGCCCTGCTCTAAACTAGTCTATATTAAGGTTCTGTGCTCTAGTCTATAGTAACTGTTCCATCCAAGCTTCTATTCAAGGCAAAATACATACTTTatgtgtcatttgtgtttttataacaAAATTCAACATCATAATATGAGAACAACATTACTGAAAAGCATGATAGATCATCTGGTTTTAGGTAACTGTTTTTAATGGAGACAGAATccgagtttctttttttttttttttttaaaaaaaaaaaaaagctttggaaTGACACAGTAACCTGTAATAAAAAATATCCATGGactaaatgaaataatattaaagctctctctctctctctctgcctctcactctgtgtctgtctgtctgtctgtctctctctctctctctctcatggcacAGCTCATAATTTatatgtcagattttttttaaacattgctcCTGATGTATTTTTTAACCTTCAACATTTTTAGAAACAGACTACAAACTACTGCACAACTGGAAATATACCAGAGCTCTATGATCTGCTCTGTGCTGAATGTGCCAAAGTACGGGCCAACAGCTTTCCCCAGTACCACACATGAGCCACAAGGCCCTGTGACAGTGTTGGCTGGAGATGTTTCCTCAGGCTTTCACTGCCTGAGTGGAGTGACCCAGTgcactgtctgacacacaccagTCTCTGAATGTTACTTTGCAGCCTTAGACCTTTCCACTCCAGCAATGAGATGACCTAAAGTTCATTTCTGATCCCTGTATACAATCACCTACTAACACATTCATGATACAATTTATTTAACAGTGCACTCCTCCATCCAAAGgctttttttatctgtttgaacATGTGGGTGATTATAGAAATGAGGAAATGCACTCATTTCAGGCACAGATTAAATTCAAATCACAATGTTTAATGACGTGGAGTCAAAGTCCTTGGATCCGTAATACATCACCACAGTTGTACAGTAACTTACAATGACAAGAGAACTGATTATATATTATGTAACTCATTGTAGCCAATTATTCATGGCTGGGTGTTTTATGCTTTGCTATTGCTCCTCTTTGAAACCCCTACACCTGAACAGTACACCCTGGAAGCTGGATGTTAATGACTGTTACTAAATATTAATTGGCCAGTCTGTGAAAAGAGTAGTTGGAATGCAGAACAGGCTCATCACTGAGTCCACAGTAACATTTAAACAACAGGTCTCATACAGAACTGCCTTCCTGTGTCTAAGACAGGCTTCATCCTAATGCTTTGTAAATGAAATTACAGGAGGCTGTCTCTAGCCATGTCCTCAGCTCACTCACACATCTATATGATTCACTTCTACCACCCTTACAATGTGCTTTCAgcgtattattattttttgaatAATGACAATATGAATAAATTGCTCAGAGAATGAAGTTACATCTGCTTACTTTTGTTATGTGTGACTATAAGTGTTCTGAATTAACAATGTTTTCAAGCAGcccaaaatgaaatacaaaagaaaaaaaaacccacacattagaacacattttctcacaagAGATTTCTCTTCAGTTACAATGGGTAATCAGAAAAGTATAGTCtactgtgttaatgaaaactACGGCatactgtgttaatgaaaactACAAACTACACTCtactgtgttaatgaaaactACAAACTACACTCtactgtgttaatgaaaactACGGCatactgtgttaatgaaaacacagtctactgtgttaatgagaatTACAGAACACTGTGTTACTGAAAACTACAGTCTACTGCGTTAATGAAAACTACAGCatactgtgttaatgaaaactATGGCATACCGTGTTAATGAAAACTACAGTCtactgtgttaatgagaattacagatcactgtgttactgaaaACTACAGTCtactgtgttaatgaaaactACAGCatactgtgttaatgaaaactATGGCatactgtgttaatgaaaactACAGTCtactgtgttaatgagaatTACAGAACACTGTGTTACTGAAAACTACAGTCtactgtgttaatgaaaactACAGCatactgtgttaatgaaaactATGGCatactgtgttaatgaaaaatacaatctacagtgttaatgagaattacagaacactgtgttaatgaaaactACAGTGTACTGTGTTAAGTAGGGGAGAAAGGATGAGGTGAAGGTTTTCCTGTACTGGCACACCTCAGGGGACATTATCCCCATTATACCATGGGCATTTAtccatgattaaaaaaaggaggCTTTGTATATATCTTACTCATTCGTAATTCaatgtattaatgtaaaaatAGCAAACAAATgctgtgttgtcatggtaacaacTTTCAAGTCCCTCCCCCACATTGCATCCATTGCTCAAACAGTAAATGGACATTTCCGAACTAAAGCAGCCCGCAGCATCTGCAAACACAAGACTGCTTGTCTAAAAGAGTATCCctgtcactgaaatatttctgaaaagaatTTCATGCCTCaatatgaagaaataaaatttaattGCTTAATTGCTTAAAAGTCACACAGTTTCTTTGAATGTGCATGCAAGACATGACCAGCATATTTTTTAGAAGGTTACCCTCCTAGTGGGTTACTTCATTCACAACTTTATAAGCTTTCTGCCAAATATGGCTAAAAATTCCAGTTCGGCTACTTCTTGTCTACTCATTAATTATGGTTAATTTCGTGTAGGTCACATTGTAAAAAGCAATGGCAAACAGCTATTACTCTTATTATAACTGTTAGAGTTACATGATTTTTAATTGATCAGGAACTTTGATTTAGAATGGTGATTGAACTTTTAGAGCAGGGTTGTATTTAAAGTGTTCTAAGATACAATATCGTCCGACACCTGGCAGCCAGTCACGAACGCGTATTTTCCATGGGCAGGATATAAACTACATGAGAACTATAATACACCGTGTTAATTTGAACTACAGCATCCTGTGTTAATGAGAATTACAGTATACAGTCGTAATGAGAGTTATACTATACTACATTCAATTCTATACACACCATGTATCAGTGCCGGTACACATAAGGTCAGCTGCTGTTGGTGTTATACATAAGGAGAATGGTCAATGCCTGGTGAGAGATCTATGCTTGTAGAGACTGGAGTGCCTGCTCTTCCCCGCCACGCACATGTGAGACATTCAAAGGTGAACCCCCGAAGAGGATAAGCAAACCTGCCATTCCCTGAAAGGTCACTAGCTCTTTCTCAAAATGGACATAAAAGATGTTAAATTAATGAGAATACAGGTTTAGTTACAGACAGGAGGTGATTTGTTATTCTTTAACAGGGgggtggcccaatggtcactgacactactctatacagtatatagggggatggcatgttaacaagggggatgcatgttggtcattttgctaatgAGGGGCATGGCATCACCCCTCATACCCCCACAAATCGCCAACTGGTTATGGATGGTGAATCAGCCACATCagattacatttattaattaaCAAAGCTATATAGGTAACAGTATCAGCCAAATGTCTGGACACCTCAGGAGTGATTGTGGGTGGGCTGCAGAAATATCTGACGTTGGGTGCTGCAGTGACCCTCAGGATTTCGGACAGAAATGGGACATTTATCAGAGTATTCCAGCATCTACACTCAACACACCATTATGCTAATCCAATCTTTAAACATTGTATGGTTAAGCTGTACCAATAATGAAAGTtgtgagtaagagtgtgtgtgtgtgtgtgtgtgtgtgtgtgtgtgtgtgtgtgtgtgtgtgtgtgtgtgtggtggtcttTAACTGTAGGTGTGCTGTAGGTGTAGGTGTGGTGTTTACCTGTAGCCCTTCAATGGCTAGCCTCAGCATGCTCGGGGTTAGTTTGGAAGCCTGTTTGAATGTGAAGTTGCTCCAGTCGATGATCAGCACAAATCCATTTACCTGTAGTTCAGGGTCTTCAATCATTGCCTCCAGTGACAACAAAATAGCACGCAGTATATCCACAAATGTATACCTGAACATGGATAAGAGGTTTTAGAGGCCtgttaaatgtatcagttgTGGTTACATTaacaacagagcacaaacacaagaGACATAAAACATCATGGGCCAGATTTACATGTCAACATTTTTCTCATGTGCAAAACATGACTACAGACAAGCATTTTACAAACCTGGCCAATGACATGATGGGTACTGTACAACCCTGACAAGTGCTTTATAAATATCTTGACCAGTGACTGACCAGGTTACAAATTTGGCACATTTCCAGAGGTTTCAGTGAGCCATATAAAAGAATCAGCTAAAACATGGCTTCTATCGCAAGATTTTCTCTGATGTCTGATAGACAGTGGGACAGACCAAACAGGGCCCCTTGGCATTTCTCATCATCcatgagtgaaaacaaaatccCTTTCAACTCATACATCTAAATGAAATAGTCATAAAAGCTGGATAGGAAGACAGTCATCTTACaatttttatagtttttttttttcttttgcaccaCTTGTTGACTTTGGTTGATCGGTACACATTCCATGTTGTGGGGGCATGTAAAAGACCCTTAAAGGTCAGTGGTCTGACAGGCTTGGTGTGAAAGAGCGTTTGAAATGGACTGTGTTGTAATGTTCACTCTTCAGTGTGATGAGCTGGACTCACGCCCAACCAtcacacaaataatgaaattatgaaattaaTGAATCACACATTTAAGTTATACCTCAACTCGAAGTTAACGTAAGGCCTACTTTTCACCTATATTACTTTACATCTGCCTGTGAAGTTAATCTTATTTTCTGTGTGAGACCTGAGAGAGCCGAGCTCGCAGCGCTACTTTCATCTTTCAGTTATTTTCCGATGTAATGCCAGATGTCTTAAGTAGCGTGACTGATGCTGGAACTCGGCCTTTATACGTCGGCAGACGTCATGCCCCAGTGGACCTGTCTGGGGCTGAATCATGGGCTAGTGGTGCTGAAAGGACAGCACCAAGACAACACGCCGTTTCAGACCATTAAGGAAAATCTATCATTACCTGCTTTGATCCCAGTTCGCCGCGAAGAGAACCAGTATTTTCCTGCCGTATCTGTCCAAATTCGATAGAACCCCTGGGAAGCCGTCTTTGAGAGCTTGCTTTATCCCAGGATCGGTTGCTTTCAAGTTTTTAAACATGTCCAGGTTCTGCTGACGATACTCGAAATATTGGGCCAAGAGGCGGAACGCCTCGAAATGGTTAAACTTACGCGCTCTGAGGAAGCGCAGGATAAAAGCATCGTCTGTCCTGAGAAAGCCAATGTCTGGACGAGTGATGATCATATCCCTCACCTCCTGTATGTCCTGATGTAAGGTGTCGGGATTCTCCTTTAACTCCACCTTTGCTTTCTCCAATGTTTCCGGCGACAGGCCTGCTTGCAAATGAGTCATTGTCCTTGTACTGTTTCCAACGCGCAAAATGCGTAAAAATGGAATGGCGAGAAAATGTTTCAACAGATAAGATAAACTGCCAACTAACAATGCGTCACGTAGCCTAAAAAGAGCCCTGTTTGTAATGCTTTCAAATTAAAACCTGACTTTGGAGATCGTCCTGAGCATGATGCATTCTGCTAGGCTGTGATCTATGTGCCTCGCGTATGGAGCCGTTCTGATTTGACCTGTTTTTAAGCTTTAAGATGTGCCTTTTCCCGTTGAATTGGATTTGCGTACATTCATCCGGTCGTTCATCGATTTAAATGTAGGCTATATGGCTTCGTGGTCCGTTTCTATCTCATTGTTTGCAAATAGTATAGACGCATGGAACCTGAAAGCGTACCGAACAAAAATGTTTAAGTCGTTCATTCATCAATCCCCACCCAAAAATATCTAGATATTACTATCACCATTAAACCGTCACACCAGCCTTCCATCAAGCGGCCAGGCAATGCGGCACCCTGCAGCAAGTCTCCTCATAACTCCCCATTTAGCCTGCATTTGAAATACTGAAGTGGCTGTAACAGATCGCCAAAAATGACAGTCACACCATCATGGTTAAATACTCCTTCGACATATCCAGTCTCCTCTGGCTGTGCTTGTCCatcctgtgtgtttcagagaaggTATTGTTTCGGTCCAAGTGCCAAGCTTCCCGTCGCCGTATGGCTCCGGAGCTGTGCTGGATGGTTTACGTCAGCGCTGCTGTTACCGCTTCGTTGCTGATGAAACTGACTTAAAACCATAGCTTCTGTGATACAGTCAGTCCGTCAGTCATCACATggcggaggaggaggggagaagcGATCGTCTGCTGTTCATCGTATCCAAACACCTGCTCTTCAAGAGCAACTAGCTAGTACTGCTAGAAAGAAAATCAACACTCCAATTATTAAATGTCCGCTCTATTTTAAAGAGTCAATAAAagaactgtaaacaaacaaacaaacaaaaaaaaaaaacaccgaaGTTAATTGTTTATACCATCTTCGCTGATGTGATTCGTTCACTCGCCACGGTGAATTTCTGGGGAAGTTGCTGTTTAGCTTGATGAATTCATCAAAAACGAACATATAAAAAAACTGACCTGGGACGGATGAATCATCCGTAGTAGTCGATTCCTTGTGGTGtgaagttattattattattattattattattattattattattattattatcatttagaATTTCTTCAAAATTGCAATTGGAGCATACCATTGTCAACACTATGGGAAAACGTGGGATAAGTCCTCAAGTGTACTCAcaccaccaaaaacaaaaataacgtGTTCCTCAATCACTTAGCGACTCTGTGCGCGTGAGAATGTTTGATATAATCAGGATATTCAGATATGTTGCATACCTTTCAGTGTTGTAAACTGGTTTTCTAGTGAAGGTCACCGTTGTCCCATTCTTTACATTCCTTCCCTAATGTCGTTAACTGGGAAAGCAAATCTATTTACCTCACGTATTGTTCACAACTGAATGGATGTTTTAGTTCAGCAATAGATTATACGAATAGggcttttgcctttttttaacatttcccCAAACGATAGACAAGTCGCTCGTTATCTGAAATCGTTTAACATACGCTGAGTAAAATGGTGCCAAGACATTGAAATTTCaaactgtgtacacacacacacacacacacacacacacgttttgaGTCAAAAGAAGCAATCAGTGCTTAGAGGCACCAGCTGTGAAGGGGAGGAtgcgggagtgtgtgtgtgtgtgtgtgtgtatgtgcgggggggagggggtccgCACCGCTCTGTTACACTTTGGTGACGTTTCTTTGATTGGTGACAAGAGGTTCCACTGAACTTAATGTGCTACTTTCCAATAATTTACCTACACTACACTACTACATAATAACACTTCAATCGGTTATCCTTTGCTCTTATCCTGGTTGTGTACGCTTTGTTTTGCACGAACTCAGTCAAAAGAGAATTGAGACGCTGGTTTTTGGGAACAATAACGCATGTcctattttaaacactgttctGTTATTTTTCCCTGTGCGTGTGTCAGCACAACACATCATAAAAGCGTATACTTAAGATGTATCTTTCTTGAGGGTATCCAGACATTCTCTGTAATGGTTCAGATGATCCCAGTCTGACGGATGCATCCCATAGACATGATAATAACTTCTCGCTGGTGAGGCGTTGGGGTGTGGGGCCAGCACGGAGATACAGGCGGGGTGTGACGTCTTATGGTCGGGCGGGGAGGGCCAGGGGGCAGGGAGGTGCACAGCTGagctgtgtgagggagagagactccCTGGGGAGATTCAGACGAAGAGATGATAATTACATTCAGATCTCTTTTGAGATGGGGAGGAAATCAGCTGAAGGGACCTCCTACAATTAGAAAATACTTCTGTCGCTGAGGAGCAGCTGTCAGCTGTAAAGACGGCtcttcagccattttgtttctctttggcTTGCGTTTTCCATGTGTCTTATTGATACAGCTCAGCAGCATAAGGATTTatagagagcagagcagagctgtaGATATGCGAGAAAACATTCTAAGCGCGTGGAATAGGCTAACAGCTGTGATTGGTCCGTTTTATGGGTTGTGATGTGACAAAGTACTGATTAATTTATCTGTTGCATTTAGAAAACTGCAGGTCCAACAGAAAGTAATTGGTAGATCTGACAATTAAAAAGCACCTCTTGTGACATACAGCAATAAAGAGATGGCGTCATTTAATTTTGAGCAACCTCAACTGCCAACATACTGTTTTAAAAATCTCCTCGGGGAAGTCTTAGAGCCATCCAACTTTCAGCACCACGTCACACGGACAGCGCCTTTTGAATACCACTCAGGTTCGCTCCGATGTCATGACACTTTGTGGCGTAATAAAGggtttttgttcgtttgtttgtgtgcgtgtgtg
This sequence is a window from Chanos chanos chromosome 4, fChaCha1.1, whole genome shotgun sequence. Protein-coding genes within it:
- the clvs2 gene encoding clavesin-2 — its product is MTHLQAGLSPETLEKAKVELKENPDTLHQDIQEVRDMIITRPDIGFLRTDDAFILRFLRARKFNHFEAFRLLAQYFEYRQQNLDMFKNLKATDPGIKQALKDGFPGVLSNLDRYGRKILVLFAANWDQSRYTFVDILRAILLSLEAMIEDPELQVNGFVLIIDWSNFTFKQASKLTPSMLRLAIEGLQDSFPARFGGIHFVNQPWYIHALYTVIRPFLKDKTRKRIFMHGNNLNSLHQLIVPEILPSELGGMLPPYDMGTWARTLLDHAYDEETDYCPESYTLSVKDLEKDLSPKTMKRSQSVVEPGVLKRPEKVKSEEENTQPLLSLD